From one Wenzhouxiangella sp. XN201 genomic stretch:
- a CDS encoding HEAT repeat domain-containing protein — MSPWISSLSMVALIAALLAGCDGGAPESPPESAPAPPADEPSETVSNTASEEVREGLPTQFESVEDEVDYYISRLPDRSFFDTYGGEEHPRPWYIAAERLGQIGEPAIPSLVSRLDTSDDYELMLVLYALMLASQDPALMADTDGDYVELGTVLDPRHNAENRDIALAWWQRHGWRWQ, encoded by the coding sequence ATGTCGCCATGGATTTCATCGTTGTCGATGGTCGCGCTGATTGCCGCCCTGCTGGCCGGCTGCGACGGTGGTGCACCTGAATCTCCCCCGGAGAGCGCCCCGGCGCCACCGGCGGACGAGCCTTCGGAGACAGTATCGAACACTGCTTCCGAGGAGGTCCGCGAGGGGTTACCCACGCAGTTCGAAAGCGTGGAAGATGAGGTTGACTACTACATCAGCCGACTGCCAGACCGCTCTTTCTTCGACACCTACGGCGGGGAGGAGCACCCGCGGCCCTGGTATATCGCGGCGGAGCGGCTGGGGCAGATCGGTGAGCCGGCCATTCCCTCGCTGGTCTCGCGGCTCGACACCTCGGATGACTACGAACTGATGCTGGTGCTCTATGCGTTGATGCTTGCCTCCCAGGACCCGGCACTGATGGCCGACACCGACGGCGACTATGTTGAGCTGGGCACCGTTCTGGACCCGCGCCACAACGCCGAGAACCGTGACATTGCGCTTGCCTGGTGGCAGCGTCACGGCTGGCGCTGGCAATAG
- a CDS encoding sodium-dependent transporter translates to MSIINRGHWNSRLGFVLAASGSAIGLGNIWRFPYTAGTYGGGAWVLMYIFFVLAIGVPVLFAELSIGRASRASPVTAFKKLVPGTWWPMLGALGVLTGFGILSFYAIIAGLTVAYAFFALSGRFGGGLDIAQSGVIFTDLTANPVWMIGVTALFLLLTALVVRKGVGGGIERAATILMPILLIFLLVLVGRALTLPTAGEGLSFMFTPQFDQITFAGTVSALGQALFSLSLGMGAMITYGSYVSKDVNLPLSGFSIVICDLSIAILAGLVIFPAIFLVQAEPTAGPGLIFVVMGGIFDAMPASNLMAFVFYGLLSIAALTSTISLLEVIVAYFVDDRGWRREKAVWIVTGGCFALAIPSALSLGASEAFTQFGDGRGFLGWVDVLCGTYFLTIGAMLTSIFVGWKWGVPAALAAIEKGGYRLPAAPLWGSLLRYICPLAILILLIYGATQGANW, encoded by the coding sequence ATGTCGATTATCAACCGCGGCCATTGGAATTCTCGCCTCGGCTTCGTCCTGGCCGCCTCCGGATCGGCCATCGGGCTGGGTAATATCTGGCGATTTCCCTATACCGCGGGCACCTATGGTGGTGGTGCCTGGGTGCTGATGTATATCTTTTTCGTGCTCGCGATCGGCGTACCGGTCCTGTTCGCCGAACTGTCCATTGGTCGCGCTTCGCGGGCCAGCCCGGTGACCGCCTTCAAAAAGCTGGTGCCGGGCACGTGGTGGCCCATGCTTGGCGCGCTCGGTGTACTCACCGGATTTGGCATCCTGTCTTTCTACGCGATCATTGCCGGCCTGACGGTGGCCTACGCTTTCTTTGCCCTGTCGGGGCGCTTTGGTGGCGGTCTCGACATTGCGCAAAGTGGGGTGATCTTTACCGACTTGACCGCCAATCCGGTCTGGATGATCGGCGTGACGGCCTTGTTCCTGCTGCTCACCGCACTGGTCGTGCGCAAGGGCGTGGGCGGTGGCATAGAAAGGGCGGCAACCATTCTCATGCCCATACTGCTCATCTTTCTGTTGGTTCTGGTGGGACGTGCGCTCACCCTGCCAACTGCAGGCGAAGGGCTGTCTTTCATGTTCACGCCCCAGTTCGACCAGATCACGTTTGCCGGCACGGTATCTGCACTCGGGCAGGCGTTGTTCAGCCTGTCCCTCGGCATGGGCGCCATGATTACTTACGGCTCGTATGTTTCAAAGGACGTCAACCTGCCCTTGTCGGGTTTCTCCATCGTCATCTGTGATCTTTCCATTGCCATCCTGGCGGGCCTTGTCATCTTCCCCGCGATCTTCCTCGTGCAGGCCGAACCCACTGCAGGACCGGGACTGATCTTCGTGGTCATGGGTGGGATTTTCGATGCCATGCCCGCCAGTAACCTGATGGCCTTCGTCTTCTACGGGTTGCTGTCCATTGCCGCTCTCACCTCCACCATCAGTCTGCTCGAGGTAATCGTGGCCTACTTCGTGGATGACCGCGGCTGGCGGCGGGAAAAAGCAGTGTGGATCGTCACCGGCGGCTGCTTTGCCCTGGCCATTCCCAGCGCCCTGTCGCTGGGTGCCAGCGAAGCATTTACCCAATTCGGTGACGGGCGTGGGTTCCTGGGTTGGGTCGATGTGCTTTGCGGCACCTATTTCCTGACCATCGGTGCCATGCTGACCAGCATCTTCGTGGGATGGAAGTGGGGTGTGCCGGCGGCCCTGGCAGCAATCGAAAAGGGAGGCTACCGATTGCCAGCGGCGCCCTTGTGGGGATCGTTGCTACGTTACATCTGCCCGCTCGCCATCCTCATCCTGCTCATCTACGGGGCTACGCAGGGCGCCAATTGGTAG